A stretch of the Candidatus Jettenia sp. AMX2 genome encodes the following:
- a CDS encoding cytidine/deoxycytidylate deaminase family protein, whose product MTKRPSWDEYFLRITKEVAQRSTCLRRKVGAILVKDKHILTTGYNGAPSGMQHCLEIGCLREQLKVPPGERHELCRGLHAEMNAIIQAANYSTTISGATLYSTTYPCSLCARMLVNAGIKRIVTLTDYPDPFAKEIFSMANIDVEIIKLEDG is encoded by the coding sequence ATGACGAAAAGGCCTTCATGGGACGAATATTTTCTGAGGATTACGAAAGAAGTCGCCCAACGGTCTACTTGTTTGCGCAGGAAGGTGGGAGCTATTCTGGTGAAGGACAAGCATATTCTGACAACAGGGTATAACGGTGCCCCCAGCGGAATGCAGCATTGTCTGGAAATCGGATGTCTCCGGGAACAGTTAAAGGTGCCGCCCGGGGAACGCCATGAATTATGCCGGGGACTCCATGCCGAAATGAACGCCATTATCCAGGCTGCAAATTACAGCACGACAATCTCCGGGGCAACCTTGTACAGTACAACATATCCATGCTCACTGTGCGCCAGAATGCTGGTTAACGCAGGAATAAAACGTATTGTGACCCTTACGGATTATCCGGACCCTTTTGCGAAAGAGATATTTTCAATGGCAAATATTGATGTGGAGATTATCAAGCTGGAAGATGGGTAA
- the dinB gene encoding DNA polymerase IV has translation MNEKIIMHIDMNAFFASVEQQVNPALRGKPVAVIGSNERTVVTTASYEARAYGVRTGMTKYEARRLCPHIILVPGDTGRYTDTCRRLVEIYRHYTPVVEVYSIDEAFLDIAGSLKLFGSVETIAKKIKTDISKKLGRLTCSIGIAPNKLLAKLGSDMKKPDGLVIIRQEDIRKLMEYLPVKELCGIGRQLENHLAALGIKTCGELGRASAQTLKERFGVIGERLKLMAQGIDESPVIPVELEPDAKSVGHSMTLDTDISDRELLERHILQLSEMVGRRLRRGGYLGRTVALTLRYADFSTFTRRSTANIYTNNSIDIFMAAKTILHTIRLQQPVRLIGISVYNLTRNLTQIPLFRADRVKQAVARTMDEINDRYGDFCITWGTLAERYHHKSVISPSWRPGGIKKY, from the coding sequence ATGAACGAAAAAATCATTATGCACATCGACATGAATGCCTTCTTTGCCTCCGTAGAGCAACAAGTTAATCCAGCCTTAAGAGGAAAACCTGTTGCAGTAATCGGCTCTAATGAAAGAACCGTGGTCACCACTGCTTCGTACGAAGCACGGGCATACGGGGTTAGGACCGGCATGACTAAATACGAGGCCAGGCGGTTATGTCCCCATATCATCCTTGTTCCGGGCGATACGGGCCGTTATACGGATACCTGCCGCCGGCTCGTAGAAATATACCGCCACTATACCCCTGTTGTTGAAGTCTATTCGATAGACGAGGCATTTCTCGATATCGCGGGTTCCCTGAAACTATTTGGTAGCGTTGAAACCATTGCAAAAAAAATCAAGACAGATATTTCTAAAAAACTTGGCAGGCTTACCTGTTCTATTGGTATAGCCCCCAATAAACTTCTGGCAAAGCTGGGCAGCGATATGAAAAAACCGGACGGACTTGTCATCATACGGCAGGAGGATATTCGCAAATTAATGGAATATTTACCGGTAAAAGAACTTTGCGGTATTGGCCGGCAGCTTGAAAACCACCTTGCCGCCCTGGGAATTAAAACGTGTGGCGAATTGGGTCGGGCTTCTGCACAAACATTAAAGGAACGGTTTGGGGTTATCGGGGAGCGCTTAAAGCTCATGGCACAGGGTATTGATGAAAGCCCGGTGATTCCTGTGGAGCTGGAACCCGATGCAAAGTCCGTTGGGCATAGCATGACCCTTGATACAGACATAAGCGACAGGGAACTATTGGAACGTCATATCCTCCAGTTATCTGAAATGGTTGGCAGACGCTTGCGCCGTGGCGGCTATCTGGGGCGAACCGTTGCACTTACCTTGCGTTATGCCGATTTCAGTACATTTACAAGGCGCAGCACTGCAAACATATATACGAATAATAGTATAGATATCTTTATGGCTGCCAAAACGATATTACATACAATACGGTTACAGCAACCGGTCAGATTGATAGGCATAAGCGTTTATAATCTGACAAGGAATCTGACACAAATACCGCTTTTCCGTGCAGACAGGGTGAAGCAGGCTGTTGCGCGGACAATGGATGAGATCAATGACCGGTATGGTGATTTTTGTATTACATGGGGTACATTAGCCGAACGTTATCACCATAAGAGTGTTATTTCTCCATCCTGGAGGCCTGGTGGAATCAAAAAATATTAA
- a CDS encoding transposase gives MKKQRKSYSSQEKVKMLRRHFVDQVPVSDLCDEYGLHPSVFYRWQKILFENGASAFELQNGTGERNREKKVRDFEEIENRK, from the coding sequence ATGAAAAAACAACGAAAGAGTTATTCAAGTCAGGAGAAAGTGAAGATGTTGCGTCGTCATTTTGTTGATCAGGTACCGGTATCAGATCTCTGTGATGAATACGGTCTTCATCCTTCCGTGTTTTATCGCTGGCAGAAGATATTATTTGAAAATGGGGCATCAGCTTTTGAGTTACAAAATGGTACCGGAGAGAGAAACAGGGAGAAGAAGGTAAGAGACTTCGAAGAGATTGAGAATAGAAAATGA
- a CDS encoding CopG family antitoxin produces MKKRKGSISQATSYKETGEFWDTHDLADFWDKTKEASFEIAIESEVTYYAVDKILSEKIQAIAQKRGVTADTLVNLWVQEKLQEQKT; encoded by the coding sequence ATGAAAAAGCGTAAAGGCTCAATATCTCAAGCAACATCTTACAAAGAAACCGGCGAGTTTTGGGATACACATGATTTAGCGGATTTTTGGGATAAAACTAAGGAGGCATCTTTTGAAATTGCTATAGAATCTGAGGTTACTTATTATGCTGTTGATAAAATACTTTCCGAAAAGATTCAGGCTATCGCTCAAAAACGTGGAGTTACAGCTGACACTTTAGTTAATCTCTGGGTTCAGGAAAAACTACAAGAACAAAAGACATAA
- a CDS encoding cytochrome-c peroxidase — MQTIKIIAIGCLLAFGSISNMTLSYTDAGGLIDMGYGSRGGSMLSESAHSKEPIQPIPVSFDYDRAKIELGKKLFFEPRLSKSGWISCNSCHNLSTGGVDNLPGSIGHKWVTGTINAPTVLNAKFNLAQFWDGRAKDLKEQAGGPLTNPIEMASTHEVVLAVLQSIPEYVQWFTEVYGDGEIDLNHITDAIAAFEETLITPNARFDLWLRGYDKISGYEEEGYMLFKNKGCTDCHNGFGAGGNSFQKFGIVKPYGKDTHTLGRYNVTRDEKDKYVFKVPLLRNIALTAPYFHDGSTWGLSEAVKIMAECQLGETLTDEETDKIVAFLRTLTGDQPSIIIPTLPPSTSTTPKPNQN; from the coding sequence ATGCAGACAATAAAAATTATTGCGATTGGTTGTTTACTGGCTTTCGGTAGTATCAGTAACATGACATTGTCGTATACAGATGCAGGCGGCTTGATAGATATGGGGTATGGCAGCAGGGGTGGAAGCATGCTCTCCGAATCAGCGCATTCGAAGGAACCTATCCAGCCAATACCAGTCAGTTTTGATTACGACAGGGCAAAGATAGAATTAGGGAAGAAACTGTTCTTCGAACCCAGATTATCCAAATCCGGTTGGATAAGTTGTAATTCCTGTCATAATCTTTCGACAGGAGGCGTTGATAATTTACCTGGATCAATCGGGCATAAATGGGTGACAGGTACAATAAATGCGCCTACCGTACTTAATGCAAAATTCAATCTGGCACAATTTTGGGATGGGCGCGCAAAGGATTTAAAAGAGCAGGCAGGCGGTCCCTTAACAAACCCTATAGAAATGGCTTCTACCCACGAAGTTGTTTTGGCCGTCTTACAGTCAATACCGGAATATGTGCAGTGGTTTACAGAGGTTTACGGAGATGGAGAAATTGACCTTAACCACATCACCGATGCAATTGCAGCGTTTGAAGAGACCTTGATCACACCAAATGCAAGATTTGATTTGTGGCTGAGAGGTTATGATAAAATTTCCGGGTATGAAGAAGAAGGATATATGCTTTTTAAGAATAAAGGTTGTACTGATTGTCATAACGGTTTTGGTGCAGGAGGAAACTCTTTTCAGAAATTCGGAATTGTAAAACCGTACGGTAAAGACACCCATACCCTTGGCAGATACAACGTAACAAGAGACGAGAAGGATAAATATGTATTCAAAGTCCCACTGTTAAGAAATATCGCCCTTACGGCTCCCTATTTTCATGATGGAAGTACATGGGGTCTGAGCGAGGCGGTTAAGATTATGGCAGAATGCCAACTTGGAGAAACGCTTACCGATGAGGAAACGGATAAGATTGTTGCATTTCTCCGGACCTTAACCGGCGATCAGCCCTCGATTATTATTCCAACCCTGCCGCCGTCAACTTCAACTACCCCGAAGCCAAACCAGAATTGA
- a CDS encoding tetratricopeptide repeat protein, giving the protein MKKRKWLFVVAIFISCIIIAIRIIGMRSYSDSETRIYTKAKEGHAWAQNILGVRFALGKGVPRDYDIAVYWFHKAAEQGYPSSETNLGEMYYDGKSVSQSYEKAAELFHRAAEKDYSLAQYYLGQMYYEGVGVPQDLLTAYKWFSIARTHSLLGEPEILYTKEKLTPEEVERARVLIGEWLEEHQHR; this is encoded by the coding sequence ATGAAAAAACGAAAATGGTTATTCGTGGTGGCCATCTTTATTTCTTGTATCATTATTGCTATACGAATCATTGGTATGAGATCGTATTCTGATTCAGAAACAAGGATATATACAAAAGCAAAAGAGGGGCATGCCTGGGCGCAGAATATCCTTGGTGTAAGGTTTGCACTTGGTAAAGGTGTACCCCGGGACTATGACATTGCAGTGTACTGGTTTCATAAAGCTGCTGAACAAGGATACCCCAGTTCAGAGACCAACCTCGGCGAGATGTATTATGATGGCAAATCTGTGTCGCAAAGCTATGAAAAGGCTGCGGAGTTGTTTCATAGGGCTGCAGAAAAGGACTATTCCCTGGCACAGTATTACCTTGGACAAATGTACTATGAAGGCGTAGGTGTTCCACAGGATCTTCTGACTGCTTATAAGTGGTTTAGCATTGCCCGTACTCATTCCCTTTTGGGTGAACCGGAGATTCTTTACACAAAAGAGAAACTGACCCCGGAGGAAGTAGAAAGGGCCAGGGTGCTTATCGGGGAGTGGTTAGAAGAACATCAGCATCGGTAG
- a CDS encoding cytochrome P460 family protein → MQRMLCVFAVVVTCSIIGCTTKDTVTKKTEPVIKETVQLEFPKDYKHWAHGTSKIILDKASPLYGFQQIFVNGKALETYKKGGSYPEGSILLIGFYEPVMEENSIIQGDILWYAAMKKDSTAQNTGGWIFDGFDGKTLQSTVDDPVNGCYICHTAKRNKDFVFTQFAGEITLPEEESLEADPDSYSFPAGFRSWHHSNSRVILDKSSPLYGFQQIYVNDIGFEANRTGGMYPNDSQLVIAFYDPVQEGNIISQGDVLWYAAMKKDPKAVKTAGWMYDGFDGNTLQSKIADPVSGCYVCHAAVKKNDYVFSKYVP, encoded by the coding sequence ATGCAAAGAATGTTATGCGTTTTTGCTGTTGTTGTAACCTGTAGCATTATAGGATGTACGACAAAAGACACTGTGACAAAGAAAACCGAACCTGTTATAAAAGAGACTGTCCAACTGGAATTCCCAAAGGATTACAAACATTGGGCACATGGGACCTCTAAAATTATTTTGGATAAAGCAAGCCCTCTTTATGGGTTTCAGCAAATATTTGTTAACGGTAAGGCTCTCGAAACATATAAAAAAGGCGGCAGTTATCCGGAAGGGAGTATCTTACTTATCGGTTTTTACGAACCGGTAATGGAAGAGAATTCTATTATCCAGGGAGATATTCTCTGGTATGCAGCGATGAAGAAAGATTCAACAGCGCAAAATACCGGCGGATGGATTTTTGATGGTTTTGACGGCAAGACACTACAATCAACGGTAGATGATCCAGTTAATGGTTGCTATATTTGTCATACAGCTAAAAGGAATAAGGATTTTGTATTTACCCAATTTGCAGGTGAAATTACACTGCCCGAGGAAGAATCTTTAGAAGCTGATCCGGACAGCTATTCATTCCCGGCCGGCTTCAGGTCGTGGCACCATTCAAATTCAAGGGTTATCCTGGATAAAAGCAGCCCGCTGTATGGGTTTCAACAGATATATGTTAACGATATCGGATTCGAAGCGAATCGCACAGGTGGGATGTACCCAAATGACAGCCAGCTGGTAATTGCGTTCTATGATCCTGTTCAGGAAGGTAATATCATTTCCCAGGGCGATGTTCTCTGGTATGCGGCAATGAAGAAGGACCCAAAAGCAGTGAAAACTGCAGGATGGATGTACGACGGATTCGATGGCAACACGCTACAGTCAAAGATTGCCGATCCTGTCAGTGGTTGTTATGTATGTCATGCAGCCGTAAAGAAAAATGACTATGTTTTTTCAAAATACGTTCCATAA
- the lexA gene encoding transcriptional repressor LexA, with protein sequence MAKKYNGEHMVTNKTKPVNSVLTKKQLEFFSFLKEYLHEKGYPPTVREIMQGLGLSSTNSIKKHLDILERKGYIRRQHNSPRAIEIVGTASGNPEFRSIPVVGRIRAGVPHPVVEDIEGYLSLDQSICRSNDTFLLRVVGDSMIDAHIQEGDLVLVKPLPVADNGDIVVALIDGEATLKRFYRKGDTIHLKPEHPAMKPIVISEGQADVHIIGKVTIVIRQLEK encoded by the coding sequence ATGGCAAAAAAATATAATGGTGAACATATGGTCACCAATAAGACAAAGCCTGTAAATTCTGTATTAACGAAAAAACAATTGGAATTTTTTTCGTTCCTGAAAGAGTATCTTCACGAAAAGGGTTATCCTCCGACGGTGCGGGAAATCATGCAGGGACTCGGACTTTCCAGTACGAATAGTATAAAAAAGCATCTTGATATCCTGGAACGCAAAGGATACATCAGGAGGCAGCACAACAGTCCCCGGGCTATTGAGATTGTCGGAACAGCTTCCGGAAATCCGGAATTCAGGTCAATACCGGTTGTTGGGAGAATCAGGGCAGGCGTTCCTCATCCTGTTGTTGAAGATATTGAAGGCTATCTTTCCCTGGATCAATCGATATGCCGCAGTAATGATACATTTCTATTGCGGGTTGTCGGAGACAGTATGATTGATGCTCACATACAGGAAGGAGACCTTGTCCTCGTTAAACCCCTGCCTGTTGCTGATAATGGCGATATTGTAGTGGCCTTAATTGATGGCGAAGCTACCCTGAAACGTTTTTACAGGAAAGGGGATACGATACACCTGAAACCTGAACATCCGGCAATGAAACCCATTGTCATCAGCGAAGGCCAGGCAGATGTGCATATTATTGGAAAGGTTACTATCGTAATAAGACAACTGGAGAAATAA